CCCCAAGGAGTGCTATGTCGAGCGAATACCGCAACTTTCTCGAGCTGTCGTATGAAGAGCTTGAGGAGATGAATCTGAAGGCCAAGGACCAGCGTAAGAAGCGTGTCGCGATCGACAAGCTGCAGGAAGAGCGTGTGAAGTGGCTGACCGACACCAAGGGCGTGAAGGCGGTTACGGTGCTGTTCTCGGACCTTGAGGGTCGGCTGCACATGCTTGACTACGACAAGAAGTTTCTGATCAAGAGCTTCGACAATCTGACCTTCGACGGCTCGTCGATCCGCGGCTTCACCGCGCAGCGGGAGAGCGATCTTCGCCTGGGCCTGGACTGGAGCGCGTTCTACTACGCGCCGGCCGACGTGTTCGGCCCCGGCAAGGTGCTGGTGTTCGGCGAGGTGATCGACAAGAACGGATCGCCCTACACGGGCGATGTTCGCGGCCTGCTCAAGACCTTCGCCAACGAGCAGTTCACCCAGAACGGCTACACCCTCAATGCCGCCAATGAGATCGAAGGCTTCCTGTTCGACGGCATCGACGCCGAGCGCAAGTATCACGAGACGGGCAAGTTCGAATACGTCAACCAGGGCGGCTACTACCACTCGCTGCCCGGCGATCCGCTGCGCGAGTTCATCGACCTCACCGCCGAAGTGCAGCGCTCGATGGGCTTCGAAAACGAGAAGGACCACCCCGAGGTGGCGCCCTCGCAGTTCGAGATCAACTACAGCTACGGCGACGCCATCGCGGCCGCCGACCAGATCCAGCTCTACAAGCTGATCTGCCGCCAGGTGGCCACGCAGATGGGCATGACGGCCAGCTTCCTGCCCAAGCCCGTCACCGGCGTGAATGGCTCGGGCATGCACACCAACGTGTCGGTCACCAAGGACGGCAAGAACATCTTCTGGGATCCCAACGGTCTCGAGAAGGTCTCCGGCTTCGCATGGGACTTCGTCGACCGCATCCTCTCGGCCGGCAATGACATCTGCCTGCTGTTGAACGCTTCCGTCAACGCCTATCGCCGTCTCGACCCGCACTTCGAGGCACCGAACCAGATCATGGCTTCGCCGGTCGACCGTGGCTCCATGGTCCGCATCCCCATCGGCAACGAGAAGTCGGCGCGCGTCGAGGTTCGCTCCGTCGGCCCGGACGCCAACCCATACCTGGTGATGCTCTCGGTCTTCAAGACGGGCCTCACCGGCAAGATCGCGCAGATCCCCAACCTGCGCCAGGCCAAGCGCTATCTGCCGGACAACATCTACACCGCGCTCGACGACTTCCGCAACTCCGCGTGGACCACGGAGCTGCTCGGCGCGGACGTGAAGGCGCGTTACGCCGACCTCAAGCAGGGCTCGGCGGATCGCTGCCCGCGCCTGCTCGGAACCATCGTCAAGGGCTGCGAAGTCCAGTTCCATCACGACGTCTACAACCAGCTCCTCTGGGGTCAGTTCTAAACCCCTGAAAACCGCATCTCAACGGAGAGACCGGATCGTTCGGTCTCTCCGTTTTTATCTCTCGAAACGCCGGAATTCGCGATAAGTCTTTCGGCCTGCAAAAGACTGAGTTCCTGTCCAATTCTTTCTTGGCCGCGACAACGTGCAGGTTTAAAAGAAAAAGGCGGTGAATGGGTTGCACCCACCCACCGCCCGAAGAGGAATTCCGGCGACTGATCCGCGCCGATTTTACCGGTCACACTTGTCAGCCATTCTGGCCGCCATCCGAGTGAACGGTGCGGTAGCTCGCGTTGCCTTTGGACCAGACAAGCAGCAACAAATCGCTACTGTTCGTGTCCTGGTGGATCTGGCTGGCGAACTGGTTCGCCGAGCCGGTTGGCTTGCGGTTTACCTGCAAAATCACATCGCCAGGCTGTAGTCCCGCATCATCTGCCGGGCTGGCCGGACGAACGTTCTCCACGACAGCTCCGTGCACGTTGTCGGGAACCTGAAGCTGCTGACGAACGTCCTGCGTCAGGTCTCCAACCGCAAGGCCGAGCTTGCCGGTCTGAGAGCCACCCTCGCCGTCGTTGTCTGCGACTTCCTGGTGGTCGCCACCGTAGGTTCCAATCTTGACGTCAATAGTCGTCGGCTTGCCATCGCGCAGCACGCCAAGCGAAATCGAGGTTCCCGGCGCAAGCTCGCTGACGGCAACCTGCAAAGCGCTGCTGTTGGCGATCCGCTGGCCATTGAGCGTGGTGATGACATCACCCTGCTTCAGCCCCGCGCGGCTCGCTGGAGAGTCCGGCGTCACCTGTGCCACGATCGCACCGGACGCATCCTGCAGGTTGAAGAACCTGGCGTTGTCCGGCGTCACATCGTTCATTGCAATGCCAACGTAACCGTGCTCCACCTTTCCGTGCTCGATGAGCTGCGTCGAAATCGCACGCGCCATCTGCGACGGAATCGCGAAGCCGGCGCCGGCAAAGGAACCGCTGTTGGAGATGATGAACGTATTAATCCCGACCAGCTCGCCGTGCGCGTTCACCAGTGGGCCACCGGAATTGCCGGGGTTGATCGCCGCGTCTGTCTGGATGTAGCCGCCGGGCTTCCGGGCGTTATCGGAATATGGATTCGGCCGATTGACCGCGCTCACGATGCCGCGTGTGACCGAGAACTGGAAATAACCGAACGGGCTGCCAAATGCGAGCACCGTCTCTCCGGGCTCCAGCTTGCTGGAATCGCCCCAAGAGATCGCCGGCAAATCGTGCGCGTTGACCTTAACCACTGCAAGGTCCGTCAGCTTATCCACGCCCACAACCCGGCCGTTCAGCACGCGACGATCATGCAGCGTTACCTTGATGTCCTTCGCGCCGTCGACCACGTGATCGTTCGTCACGATGTAGCCATCGGGCGAGATGATCACCCCGCTGCCGATTCCATGCTCCAACTGAGGCTGCTGCGGCTGCATGCGACCGCCGCCAAACCCTCCCAACGGTCCGCCAGGTCCAAAGAATTGCTGCAGTCCCGGAGGCAGTCCCTGCATCTGGCCTTCACCGCCACCCTGCTGCTGTACCTCGTCCATGGAAGGTCTCGAGGTCACCGCAATGTTGACGACCGCGGGCGTCACACGAGCGGCCACCGCCTCCATCGCGCTGTCCAGCGCAGTCAGCGCGGCAACACTATGGTCGTCCAGCGGAGAAGCCGTAACTGCCGAAGCATGCACCGCGTTGTGATTCACCAGCGCGACGGCTCCAACAGCCACGGCAGCGGATAGAACAGCAGGCGCCACATACCGGCCAGCGCCTGTAACTAAAGATTTAGTTGATAGAGACATGCAAATACCCCTCCGGGTGGTTGTGGTTAGAGTTGAACTAAGATCCAGCCGCCCTGCACCGGGAAGGCTGCGTAAAGTTGTTGCGAATCGTCAGCCGAAGTGAGCGTCACCACGGGCCTCAGGTTGGTCATACGATCACGCCACACGGGCACTTGCATCGTCGGCTCTGTCTGCCCGGCGCGCAACGTCCGCCGCCGGACGGAATGCTTGTGCATCACCGATGTTGTCAACACTGCATGCGCACCGCCCGGAACTGACATCACAGCCTTGGCCAGCGTGGGCCTCGCGCCCTGAATTCGATTAACTCGGTTCACTGCGAGTGCCGGCGCTTCGAACGAGCTCGCAGCCGCAACGGTCGCTGACGCGCTGCCAAACTGGACCAGGCGTGGGCTTCGCGCGAGCACAACCGAAAAAGCCAGCGCCCCGGCCAGTACAGCTCCGGTTGCAGCCCCCAGGAATTTCGGCGCCGCGCCGGGCTCAGCCGTCGTGAGAATCCGCCGGACGCGGGTCACCAGCTCGGACTCGCGCGCCCGATATCCAAACGCTCCCAACGCCCCGAGCGTGAGCGAGATCCCTCGTCGCAACATCGAGTCTTCTGCCAATCGCACGAGGCAGGCCGCATAGGCCTTCCGCGCCTTTGTGGCCCGCAGAACCCGGTCGTCGCACGCCAGTTCACGCTCAAAGCAAAGCCGGCGGTTCAGCCACAAGACAGCCGGGTTCCACGGCAGCAGCACCAGGCTCACCTGCTGCAGCAGGTTGGTCCAATGATCGCCGCGGCGAAGATGCCCCATCTCGTGCAGAACAATCTGCTCCAACTCCGGCTGAGAAAGACTGCCCAACAACTCTGGCGAGAGGAGGATTCGCGGCTGCAGGAACCCGACGACACTCGGCCTGTCCACAAGCTCGGACGCGCAGAGCGGCACTCTACGCCTGCCGAACTGCAAGAGAGGCGCGATCGCCGGATCTACCTCGACCGGTTGCGCACTCCGGGCCAGCACACGCAATCTCGCGGCGCTCAGGCAGAGCTGTATACACCGGAATAGGGACAACAGACCCCACAGGCACATGAGCCCAAAGCCCCAGGCATCCGCCAGATGCAATGCGCTGCCGCCGCCCGTTCCTGTCCGGGGGACGATCACTGAAAGGCCTGCCAGAAACAGGATGAGCACAAGGACTGCCGTCCACACGGCGGATCTCATGCGGGCCGGCACTCCGGGTACGAGCCGGAAGCAGAGCCCGACAGCTCCCGTCAGCAAAACTCCCTGCCAAACCGACGCTACAAGTACGCCGGCTGCAGCCGGGGAGACCCCATGAAGCACATCGAGAACAGGCGCCATCGCTTACGCCTCCTCCAGCGCATCTGCCGGCTGCTCGTGCTCGCCCGGAGCGGCCTCGGCAATGGCTTTCTTCAATCGCTCCAGCTCTTCCGGCGTGGCATCCGCATCGCCCAATAGCGATAACACCAGCCGTTCCCGGGAGTTCCCAAAGAACCTCTGCAATACATGCCGAATCTCGCTCTGCCGAGCCTCTTGTTCCGCGACACAGGCGCTATACAGGAAGGCGCGCCCTTCCTGCCGATGCCGGACGTACCCTTTCTTCTCGAGGATCCGAATGGTCGTTAGCACCGAGGTATAGGCCAGCCGAGTCTCCTTGGGCAGCGCCTGCACCAAGTCAGAGACTGCCGACTCGCCGCGCGCCCATAACAGGCGCATGAGCCTCAGTTCAGCCTCGGTCAGCGTGTTGGAGCGCTTCGGCGGCAATTTCGTCCCTCAAATGCTCAGACGAGCAACTAATGGATTAGTTAGCACTATGTCGTCGACGTCTTTGAATCCTCTCCGCCGGAGCCCACCAGCAGGGTCGTGTCCGCCCGTGGGTGGTGTCCCACGCTAAGTAGTGAAGCGCTAAGCAGGGCCTGAACCGTGAGCGCAGAGTTTTCCGCTCCGGCCGCGCTCGGCCGAGGCCGTAACACCAGCAAAGTCGGTTGACTCAGCGTATGTAATGCGCGGACCTTACGTTCGAACCCACGCGCCCGCCGCAACCACAGACGCGAACAGAATCGTGAACTCAAAGAGGGAATCAATCTGCGGCAAGATGATCGCCTGTATGCGAAGCCAATGACGCGTGCGCCAAGGATAATATCCGCAAAGCTGCGAGGCGAGGCGCCGGTATTGCCGAGAGCCGTGAGCACGCAAGTAAACGAGATAACAGGCGAGTGCGCTCAGCGTGCGAATCGCATGTGCTCTTTATTTTGTGAACGCGTCTGTTCAGAAAATCGCACAGCGGCGATCCTCGGCGGGTTTGGGCCAGAATGTTCCACGTGGAACATATCTTTGTAAATAAGAAATTTGGAAAGCGCAGATTTCTGGATTGCGGCTCGCGAATAGCCGATTACTGACCAATCCTCTCGTGCTGGCGGGGCCAGCGATTAGCGGCCCGGCGGGAGGTAACGAACGGCGTAGAGGTTGATTGGCTTGCGGAGCGGCCAGGGGCGGTATTGGACGGGAGCAAATGGAGCTTCGCCGTAGCAGATATCCCGGAAAAGCGAGACGCCATAGAGAGCGTGGATGTGAGGCGTGTAGGCATACCAGGTGGCGAGGCAATCATCTGCCGGCTGAGGAGGCGGGGGGATGTATCCGTTCGCGGGGACTTTGAGAAGCCGGTTATTGAGGTGAGTCGCAATGTCCAATTCGGTGTCGAAATTGTAGTCCCAGCTGCCGTCGATGGCGGTGAATGGCACGCCGCTGGCGTGAATCTCATTGGCGAGATCAACGCGTGCGCGGTCAAGGGCGAAGGTGTTGTGAGTGACGAAAATCCCGTACACACACGTTATGGCTACCAGTGGGACGGACGCTAATGAGAGATGAGGTTGCATTCGCTCCTGGTAGAGGCGAACGAGGACGATCATGGCTGGACCGAGAAGGTTGAGGGCGTAGCGGTCGTAGATGTTGTAGGTGGTTCCGACGGTGGCTCCCAAGAGGACCAGGTAGGCGACAGAAAACGGCAAGAGGAGAACACCGAGCTGTTTCCAGGTCGGGCCGCTGCCGGCTGTCAACGGTGCGGACTTAGCGGTTCCCGCCTGAAATGCAACGGCTATGACGCCAAGCAGCCCCGCAATGCAAAGGGCGGTCAGGATGACTCTTGGCTTTGTGTGTAGGAAGTCGGGGATGCCTGCGAGTCCCGAAAAGACTCCAGAGACATTGACGAAGCTGCCCGCACTGGCTGCTGTCGGTTCGAGGCGGATGAGTGGCTCGAGCTCCTTGCGCCAGTGGAAGGCAATGGCGACATACGCGACCAGCACAGCCAAGAGCAGGTAACCGACGTAGCGCTTGGTCTTGAAGATGCCAGGAACAAAAAGTGCGATGACAGGAAAGACGAGGAAAGGGATCTCGAGAAGGATAAGGCTCAACTGCAATAGTGCGACCCGCAGAGGAAACGGCCTGACAATGAGCGGTACGGGAACTGCATAAGGCTGCCTGGCGAGCCAGTGCATGCAGCCAAGAATGAAGAGGAATGAAATCGCGGTGGCTGCCAGACCTGGCAGCAGTACGCGCCTGCGGGCGCGCAGCAACCAAAGTGCGCAAGGCACCATGACGATGTCGCCGAGCCATGCTATCTGACGGGATGTGCCGAAAACGGCACACGTTAAGACGGCAAAACAGACCCAACCGATTGCGGATCGATCGGAGGATGCTTCTATCGCACGAACACAGCCGTAGAGACAGAGAGTTGTGGCAAAGAGACCGGCGATGTCGGTCATGAATGTGACCGACAACATTAGATAAAGCGGCGAAAGGACGACAGCAAGAGTGGCAAGAGTGGCGTTCCGGCCGGAGCCGCCGGTTCTGACCAGCGTGCGATGAAAGACGAAAGCCGTGACCGCGGCAAGCAACAGTGTGCTCATGCGGACGCAGGTGGCGGAAAAGCCGAAGAGCTTTATAAAGACGGCAGCGATGCAGAGCTGAGCGGCCATCAGCGCGGCGCCCCAACCGTTGTAAACGATATGACCTGTATTCGCGAAGGTGTGAGCCATACGAATGTATGGCCCGTCGTCGCAAATGCTCATCGTAGTGAACGGCTTGCTGATCAGTTCGCAGACCACAACGCCCAATGCGCAAAGCACTGCCTCGATGCGAAACTCGCGAACGGCCTTGCCCTTGGTTACGGGAGCGATGAGTGTCACGGTTTGGGCAGCGGTCTCGATAGACATCTTCTAACGGTTAGAACTTCACTCGCCGCTGGGAGTGTTGTCGCTTAATACCGGCTTGCGCCCGACGACAAGAAACTGGCGGCCGAAGAGTTTCCAAGCCAGTGGGAGCTTGAGATAAAGACCGACCTTCCAAAGAGCCGGCTGCTGCCCCATGGACATGGTGTATGGCAGAAATCGATCAACTAACTGCTCGACCTGCAAGCCGCTCAGATTCATCAGCTCTGCAATCGACAGTTCGGTTAAGGGGAGGTAATGATCGAAGAAATCCCAGTAACTTCCGGGAAGAAATTTGACGTTCGGCCCCAGGGCGATCAAGCGGCCGCCGCGTTTGAGGCAGCGGTGGGCTTCCATCATGGTGAGCAGCAGGACTTTCTTGGTCGGGAGATGTTCGAAGAAGTTACTAGTGAAGACGATATCGAGGGAGTTGTCCTCAAATGGCCAGGGCATGCTGCAATCCTGCTCCAGGAACTCCACATTGGGTCCGACCTGCTTCCTGGTCGCTGGATTGAGATCCATCGCGTACTTCTTGTCCGCGGTGATGTTGTTGATGAACTCGCCGTAGCCGCAACCGAGGTCGAGCACGGCATCCGCGGGCTTCACCCACTTCGAGAAGAACTGCGAGGTGAGCAGCTTCCAGATTCGGTTCCGATAGTTCTCGTGACCAGTGAAACGCGTCGTGTATAGCTTTTGAAGGTCTTCGGGCAGTTCTGACCCGGGCCTGATTGGTTTCAAGAAGCCTCCCAGACTGACGCGATTTTCGTCTGTTCTGTGATGTCAGTGAAGATGAACTCGAACTTGTCGTCCCTAGAGAGGCGTTCGAGAACGTTATTCACCTCAGTATAGAAGGGTTCTCAGCAATGGGCGAGCGACCAGGTGTAGCTCCGAACTGCCAATAACTTGCGGCCTAGCGAAGCGGACCGACGGGTGAGCCCGGAAAATCGCGGACACTCGATTCCCGGACAACCAACTTCGGTGGCAAGAGGATGGAGCTGACAGGCAGATCAGGCGTTGCCACAATCTGCAGCGCAAGTTCTCCCGCGCGTGATCCCAGCACTTCGAGCTGTTGATCAACACTTGTGAGCGGCACGCGCAGGTATTTCGCATAGCGCAGATTGCCGGTACCGACGATGGCAACATCTTCGGGAACAGCGAGGCCAGCCGACCTCACCGCCTCGATAGCGCCGATGGCTGTGAGGTCGTTGTAACAGAAAACTGCATCAGGCCGGGTGCGGAGCTTCAGCAACTCCTGCATGGCCTGGTAACCTGACTCGTCGCCTGATTCCTCAACGCGCTCTCGTGTAACGATGAGCTCTTCGGGCGATTCGATTTCATGCCGGTGAAGCGTATCCCGATAGCCTCGCCGCCGCTCAATCGCGGGGCTCATAGAGCGGCCGCCGATGTGCGCGATGCGTTTTCGCCCGGTGGTGATCAGGTGCTCTGTCGCAATGCGGCCAATCTCGTAATCATCCGATCCGACGAAGTGAGCCGACAGGTAGGGGAAGTTTCTGTCAACGAGGAGAAATGGTGTCTTTTCATCGCCAAGCTGATAGAAGCTTTTGAGCTGTGCCTGACAAGATGCGATGAGCAGTACATCGACGCTGCGCCCGAGAAGAGTCCTGATCTCCTGCTGCTCCAGCTCGGGGTTCTCCTCCGAGGAAGCGAGCAGCAGGCCCATCTGAGCATGGCGAAGCGTGCCGGCTAGAGCCTTGGCGAACTCCGCAAAGAATGGATGCACGAGGTCCGGCACAACCAAGCCAACGGTATAGGTACGGCCGCTAGCCAGACCGCGCGCGAGCATGTTGGGCTTATAGTTCAGCTCTCGCATGCGTTTGAGCACACGCGCGCGCGTTCGTTCGCTGACGTCGCGATTGCCGCGGAGGACCTTGGAGACTGTGACTGTCGATAGGTCCAGATCCTTCGCGATATCTTTGAGACGAATGGCCAAGAAAGCTCTCCGCGCGAGGCACGACGAACGCATTGCACGCCGTTCAGACACTCGCAGTTGCTTGGTTACAAAGTATTGACGTCCACAGCGATGATATAGATTCAGCCCCGGTTACCGAGCGACTGTAGGATGATGCTCTGGCGAGGGTACGCCTCCACTCTTTGCACCAGGGGCAAGCAAATCATCCCGGCAACCTGGCGGTGCGTTGATGATGTTGCAGCGGGCAGGCAGGCCACCCGCGAAACCGACGCTATACCCGGTCCATTTCGATGGCTCCGAGAGCGGATAGTCGGTACTGATCATCTGCGCACCGGAGTGTAGCAGCTCATCTCTTCGAGTTGTGTCATTGGTGCGTGCGGCCATTGTGTTCTCGTCGGCGCGCGCGCGAACGATATAGCCCTGGCGGACGAGTTGATCGATAACCTGCGGCGAGCCCTCATTCTCTTCGACAAAAGCAGCGTCCGGCTTACCGGGGTTGGAGTTGGTAAACAACACACGTCCCTGCAGAAGAGGATGACCGGTGGTATAGGGCGGTCCAGCGTTCTTCTGGTCCATCAAAAAGATCACTCGGCCGCGGGATTTTGCAAGCGTGGGCCAATTCCCTGCCCGGACGGCGGCGTCCAGCGTGGGATAGCTTCCACGAACTTCGTCGGGCAGTATCATTTCTCGATCCGGGAAGACCGAACGAATCTCTTTGTCGAGCCGATCAAAGGTCTCGGTCGTGAAGAGCTCGGCTTCTACGCTGTTCGGGATGGATTGCGTGCGTCCATGTTTGGTCTCGATCAACAGAAACAGGGGAACGTGCTCAGGGTGCGCTTTCGACCATGCGCGAATCTCGCGCAGACAATCTGTGAGTAGAAGGCAGGAGCTGCGCTGGTTCAGATCCGCGATGTGAATGACCTTGAAGCCCGGCTTGTCCATCTCGTGATTTGGATCGAAGTCCGGATCGGGCGGCAGACCGGCCTGCTTCGTCAGTTCAACAATCTTGGGATGGGCGAAGCGGCCGCCTTTGGGATCCTGGGCGATGTCGATCTCGAGCTGCCGAACGCCGCCATCGAGCTGGGCGGTTAGCGACGCGTGGTGATACTCGAGACCTTCATATGCTTTCGGGTTTTGCCTGCGCGCGTACTTCTCTTCGCTGGGCGCAAACCCAAGGTTATAGCTGTTGTGCGACCCGATTACCTGGATCTGGTTCAGGTGTACCAGCTTGTCCTGCGCAGCGGTCGTTTGCGCTGCCGCGAACGTCGCGATCCCGCTGAATCCGACTAGAAGCGCAGCCGGAACCGTCCAATTGTTGAGCCCCTTTTTCAGTCGATCTGCAGGCAACGATGCTCGTCCTTTCGTTGTTGATCCAGAGATGTGCCGTGCACCAAGAAGTTTGGGAGCAGAATACTGCTCCCTGAGGAAGTGAATGCAGTTTAGAAGATGATCTTGCCGGCGAACTGCATCTGGCGCGCCGGGAAGTAGCTAGTGATAGAGCCGAACGAGCTGCCATCGGTAATGGCACTGTCGGGCGCCTGCCAATTGGTGACGTTGAACGCGTTGAAAACCTCCGCACGGAAATCGAGCTTCAGCCGTTCGAAGCCGAGGCCGAATTGCTTGTGCAGGCCGAGGTCGGTGTCGAAGTACTTGAAGCCGCGCAGGTTGTTGCGCGAGACGTTGCCATACGCGCTGGTGTTTCCGTAGAGCGCATAGGATGGGACAACGTAGCTAGCCAGTGGGAGGTAGTTTTGGAGGCCGGTGTACTTCGTCGGCTTCGCCCACGAGGACTTCCCGTTGCGCCACGGTGTTCCGGGCAGGTGCTGTGGCCGCAAAGTCGCGAGGTCCGTTGTGAACAGCGGACCGGCCGCGGTAGAGCTCGACGCGGAACTCGAATAGGTGATGTTGAACGGAAGGCCGCTGGTCATGGTGTTGATCATGGTAAGCTCCCAGCCGCCGAGCACCTGCTGCATCAGGCCGTTCGCATCATGCCCCCAACGCTGACCGTGACCGTAAGGCAGATCCCAAACGATCGAGGTGGTGTTATCAATCGGCTGGTCATAGCTTGATGGGCCGTAGTCATTGCGCGGGTTGGCAAAGTTCACGCGCGAGTTGTCGCCGTTGCCGGTTTCCAGATGGCCGGAAGCAAGATCGAAAGCCCGGCTGTAGGTGAATGAATTGAGCAGGTAGAGCGCGCCGAATCGCTTTTCGACTTTGAGCTGTAGTGCGTTGTAGCTGGCAGAGCCTTCATTCAGCGCAATCTCGATGTCACCGAAGGTCGGCACGGGCCGGCGGGCCTGATACGTCTGACCGGCCGCGTTGCACGCCGTGACCGAAGCCAGAAGGCATGGGGCAGCCTGGTTGTAGTCCGCCAGAACCTGAATGTGGCGGCCCACGTTGCCAACATAGGCCAAATCCAACAGGATGTTGCCAGGCAACTGGCGCTGCACGCCTGCGAAGTAGCTCTGCACATAACCGGTCGCAAAGTTCGGCGGGATGTAGCGAGAGGTAACGTTCAGCGGATTGAAGTAAGCGGGGCTGGTCAGGCCGGCGGCATAACCCTGCTGGGTCTGACGGAAGCAGTTCGTCTGCACCTGCGTATCGTTCACGCAGAGGTTGGATCCCACTGGCGTAACGAACGGAGTTGGGTTGTTGATGGAGGCGTTGACTACATCAGGACCGTTGTAGGTCAGGTTATTTTCGCCTCCCTCACGGTTGTACTGTACGAACACCAGACCATAGCCTGCGCGAAGAGCAGTCTTTGAGTCGAGCGCATAGGCGAGACCCAGGCGCGGCGCGAGGTTCTTAGAGGGGACATGCACAAGCGCGCGGTTGTAGATGCTGCCGTTTGAGGCCTGCGTGAGCGTGTTCGTGACTGGATTGAAGTTGGCGAGGTGATTGTCGCGCTCGAACTGAGGGGTCATCACTTCGTAGCGGAGACCGACGTTCACCGTCAGCTTTGGTGAGAGTGAGACGTCATCCTGGAAATAACCAGCGAAGTAGCGCTGACGAAGATTCACAATGGTGTAGTTGGTGAGCGAGTAGGAACTGCGGTTGCCGAAAAGAAAGTCGGCGACCTCCTGAGCCTGGGCGATCTGAGTATCAGTGGAAGCGGCCGGAAGGCAGGCAACGGCGGGGTTCTGGGCGCAGGTGGGGAAGAAGGGATTACCGCCAACCGTCGGCCCCGCGGCGAACCTACTGGCATAGTTGTCCTGACCGTAGCTTGGATTGAAGTCGTTTACCTGGGTGTGTATAAGCTGCTGCTCGTAACCGAACTTCATCGATTGTTTGCCGCGTACCCAGGTGTAGTTGATCTTGGGGTTGAAGATGGTGGGATCCTGGAACTGCGGGCTCGCAGGCTGATTGCCGAGCTGCGTAAAGCCGCTGATCGACTGTGCGTTCAGTGTGCGGACGATGTTCGGATCGGTTGGCAGGCCATCCGTGATGCCGTACTTGGTGAGAAGCGAGGGCTGTCCCTGCGTGTACGGCGATTTGGCACCAATGTTGCGGGTCCAGCCGAAGCGAATGTCCAGCAGCTTGTTCTGGCTGATGATCCAGGTTGCGCCGCCGGCGATCTGGCGGTTCTGGACATTGACGTTTGAGTTTGCGTTGCCGCCTGCAGGACCACCTACTGTGGGAGGATCAAAGATTTCTTCGCGGTGCTCGGTATAACGAGCAAACAGTTGCCAATGCGCGTAGTGCTGGTCAACGCGGATATCACCTTTGTCGTCGTTGATGCTGCCGCGCGGAGCGTTTGAATAGTTGTTGGTGTAGTAGTTGGAGGTGGTCGGATCGGAGCTTACATTATTCGCGGGCAAAGCGGCAAGTACAGCCAAGGCAAACGGCGTTGAACCGGAAGAGATATCGCCGCTCGTGTACGTAACGCCGGTGACTGGATTGTAGAGTGGGATCGGTTTGGTCGGATCGCCGTTGTAGAAGAAGTGACCGAGACGTTGCTGCGCGTTGGGCAGCGATACTGGCGCGAGCTGATAATTGAAGATCTGACGGAGCCCCTCATAGTCGGCGAAGGCGAAGATTTTGTCCTTGATGATGTGGCCGCCGAAGGTGCCGCCGAACTGATTGCGGATGAGCTTCGGCTTTTGGTTCGTGATCGGCTCAATCGGTCCAACGGCATTCAAGCTGGTGTTGCGAATGTAGTCCCAGGCATGGCCGTGGTATTCGTTGGTACCGCTGCGCGTGGACACATTGATGACCGCGCCGGGCATGCGACCATACTCGGCGGAGTAGTTGTTCGTCTCCAGGCGGAACTCGCTGACCGCGTCGGGCGATGGCGAGATGTTCTCGTTTTCGAAGCCCTGGTTCGATGTGCCGTAGTTGGAGTTCTCGAGGCCATCGATCAAAAACTCATTGAACTCCGAGCGCTGGCCGTTGATGTTGAAGGC
This genomic interval from Acidobacteriaceae bacterium contains the following:
- a CDS encoding glycosyltransferase family 39 protein; protein product: MSIETAAQTVTLIAPVTKGKAVREFRIEAVLCALGVVVCELISKPFTTMSICDDGPYIRMAHTFANTGHIVYNGWGAALMAAQLCIAAVFIKLFGFSATCVRMSTLLLAAVTAFVFHRTLVRTGGSGRNATLATLAVVLSPLYLMLSVTFMTDIAGLFATTLCLYGCVRAIEASSDRSAIGWVCFAVLTCAVFGTSRQIAWLGDIVMVPCALWLLRARRRVLLPGLAATAISFLFILGCMHWLARQPYAVPVPLIVRPFPLRVALLQLSLILLEIPFLVFPVIALFVPGIFKTKRYVGYLLLAVLVAYVAIAFHWRKELEPLIRLEPTAASAGSFVNVSGVFSGLAGIPDFLHTKPRVILTALCIAGLLGVIAVAFQAGTAKSAPLTAGSGPTWKQLGVLLLPFSVAYLVLLGATVGTTYNIYDRYALNLLGPAMIVLVRLYQERMQPHLSLASVPLVAITCVYGIFVTHNTFALDRARVDLANEIHASGVPFTAIDGSWDYNFDTELDIATHLNNRLLKVPANGYIPPPPQPADDCLATWYAYTPHIHALYGVSLFRDICYGEAPFAPVQYRPWPLRKPINLYAVRYLPPGR
- a CDS encoding class I SAM-dependent methyltransferase: MKPIRPGSELPEDLQKLYTTRFTGHENYRNRIWKLLTSQFFSKWVKPADAVLDLGCGYGEFINNITADKKYAMDLNPATRKQVGPNVEFLEQDCSMPWPFEDNSLDIVFTSNFFEHLPTKKVLLLTMMEAHRCLKRGGRLIALGPNVKFLPGSYWDFFDHYLPLTELSIAELMNLSGLQVEQLVDRFLPYTMSMGQQPALWKVGLYLKLPLAWKLFGRQFLVVGRKPVLSDNTPSGE
- a CDS encoding LacI family DNA-binding transcriptional regulator; the protein is MAIRLKDIAKDLDLSTVTVSKVLRGNRDVSERTRARVLKRMRELNYKPNMLARGLASGRTYTVGLVVPDLVHPFFAEFAKALAGTLRHAQMGLLLASSEENPELEQQEIRTLLGRSVDVLLIASCQAQLKSFYQLGDEKTPFLLVDRNFPYLSAHFVGSDDYEIGRIATEHLITTGRKRIAHIGGRSMSPAIERRRGYRDTLHRHEIESPEELIVTRERVEESGDESGYQAMQELLKLRTRPDAVFCYNDLTAIGAIEAVRSAGLAVPEDVAIVGTGNLRYAKYLRVPLTSVDQQLEVLGSRAGELALQIVATPDLPVSSILLPPKLVVRESSVRDFPGSPVGPLR
- a CDS encoding phosphatidylinositol-specific phospholipase C1-like protein, which codes for MPADRLKKGLNNWTVPAALLVGFSGIATFAAAQTTAAQDKLVHLNQIQVIGSHNSYNLGFAPSEEKYARRQNPKAYEGLEYHHASLTAQLDGGVRQLEIDIAQDPKGGRFAHPKIVELTKQAGLPPDPDFDPNHEMDKPGFKVIHIADLNQRSSCLLLTDCLREIRAWSKAHPEHVPLFLLIETKHGRTQSIPNSVEAELFTTETFDRLDKEIRSVFPDREMILPDEVRGSYPTLDAAVRAGNWPTLAKSRGRVIFLMDQKNAGPPYTTGHPLLQGRVLFTNSNPGKPDAAFVEENEGSPQVIDQLVRQGYIVRARADENTMAARTNDTTRRDELLHSGAQMISTDYPLSEPSKWTGYSVGFAGGLPARCNIINAPPGCRDDLLAPGAKSGGVPSPEHHPTVAR